The Bradyrhizobium sp. CCBAU 051011 DNA segment ACGAACTGATCAATCGAAAACTCCGTCATTTGCGCCTTGACAATGGAGACTCGAGTTAGCGTTCGGCGCAAACTCTCGGTTCTCACAGGAATCCTTCAATGCCGACTTACAACGCCCTATCCGAACAATTATTGACGTGGGGGACATCGAACCGCGGTTTCGCCATAGCCGAGACGGAATTGATCGATCTGTCAAATGTGACCGAACCCGCCTGAGTTCGGGGCCTTCCTCCAGATAGGCCCATCGATACCGGCGGCCCTAGCGCATGCGTCACCATCAGCGAATGTCGCTGCTGTTCATCGCAATGGTCTTGGGGTCCTAAGATACGTCAGCGCAGAGAGGTGATCTTCACGGAGTAACATCTGATCGAGGGTGTCCAGGCAAGGTGGAGGCTAAAACTGGACCTGATCGTTTTGGCAGTTACGGCGAGGTGTCGTGCCGAAGCCATTCAGCACTGATGAGCGCGGTTGAAAATTACGTCCCAATTCAATTGATCGTATGCCTAGATGTGAGCTTTCAGGAGGTTGTCCATCCAGTCCTGAACGAGGAAGCTGAAGTTGTCGAAGCTTTAGCCAATCCCCGGAGGACCGAATGGACACCCATAAGAATGCGCCTCTGACGCCGAAAGGTCGAGAGGCCATGGTGCGGAGCGTGATCGAGGGCGGCCTGACGAAGGCCGCAGCCGCGCTCCGGTTCAACGTCACAGCGAAGACGGTCGCCAAATGGGTCAAGCGCTCCCGGGAGGAAGGTGTTGATGGGTTGCGTGATCGCTCCTCACGGCCCCATTCATTGCCAGGCCAAACCCTGCCTGCCACATGCGCTGCGGTCGAGGCGCTGCGCCGACAGCGCCACACGGGCAAGCAGATCGCGGCCGAACTCGGCATCTCTCCGGCGACTGTCAGTCGTGTCCTGCGGCGACTGGGATTGAACCGGTTGCGCGACCTGGAACCGGCCGAACCGGTGCGGCGCTACGAGCGTGAACATCCCGGCGAACTGATCCACATCGACATCAAAAAGCTCGGCAAGTTCAACCAGGTAGGCCATCGCATCACCGGCGATCGAACCGGTCAGAGCAACCTGCGTGCCCGCGGCGAAGGGCCTGGCTGGGAATACGTCCACGTCTGTATCGACGATGCTTCCCGGATCGCCTTCAGCAAGGTCATGAAGAGCGAACGGCAGGGTTGCGCCGTGGCCTTCCTCAAAGCTGCGATCGCTTACTACGCCAGCCTGGACGTCAGGGTCGAGCGGGTGATGACCGACAACGGTTCTTGCTATAAATCGCGCGCCTTCCGCAAAGCCTGCCAGCGCCTCGGCCTCAAGCACATTCGCACCAAGCCATACACGCCGAAGACCAACGGTAAGGCCGAACGCTTCATTCAGACCAGCTTGCGCGAGTGGGCTTATGCCCGCGCCTACAACACCTCAGGAGAACGCGCCGCCGAACTGCCAAGATGGCTTCACCGCTACAATTGGCATCGCCCTCATGGCAGTATCGGCGCGATGCCACCCATCAGCAGACTCGCTCTAACCGGGAACAACCTGTTGAGGCTCCACACCTAGAGCGCCTGCAGCGGCCTATCTTCGAAGCGATCCGATATAGGCGGCGATATCGCCCGCTTCGTTTCGGCTCAGCGGAAAATTTGGCATCTTAGGATGTGGCTCCAGCAGAAAGAACGCCAGTTTCTCGGCGCTGAAATCCGATTTTTGCGCTATTGCCGAGAACGGAGGAACATCTGCACTGGCCTGCTTCTGCTCGCTGCCGACGACGTGACAGGAAGCGCACCAGCGATTTGCGAGTTCTGCACCATGATCCGCATCGGCCGCCATCGCCGTCGATAGGGTCAAACTGATCATACCAGCGACAAGAAACAGACCCCAGTCCCGGTTCATCCGCGTAGGGCGTTGTATTGACCTCAGAATTGACTGGTATCGCAGTCCGCTCATTCGATCACCCCTCTGGGCGCGCGGATTCGTTCGTGAGGTATCCTCGACGTGCCTTTGATATCGCTCAATGCGACGTTTGGCGAGACTCATAAAGTCACTAAAGTCGCCAACGAACCGCCTGAACGGGGTGCCGACCGCTCGACGCAGGCGGCTTAGGAGTTGGGGCAGGCCCCGGCGGTTTTCGTCGGGGCTCCAACTAAATCGGGCGCCGGCCATGACTGTCATTTCCGTGCCCTTTCGCGCCGTGCTCGTGATGCGATCAAGGTTCACCGAGAATGCCTCGGCATCGCGTGCATCGGTCGATCCAAGAGACTCAACGAGCAAGAGCAGGTGAAACGATCGCCGGGCCACGCTTGATAGGAACGTTTTGAATTTCTTTCGCAATCGGTCAGCGAGTTGCCCGCCGGTAGAGCCGGAGTTGATGCACAAGCTGGAAATGAGCCACCCACCTGATTCTTTCGACTGGACATCGCGCTATTGCGAGGGCTTTGCATAAGTTGGCGTCGGATGATTCTTTAGCGAGAGATTCGCTCCCGATGGCGGAGCGGCAGATCGGTCAATTGAGCTTTAAGGACGAGCTGGTGAGTGATGGTGCTCGGGCCAACGCGCCGCCGGAGCGGGTGTCAGAGCTGCTGCTGTTACTGCAGCATTGGTATGGGCTCTCTGCGATGGATCTAGCTTAATCTGTTTGGATTTCGGTGCGCGGTTGATCCTCGCCGTTCCAGGGATATATGCGCGGGATTGCGTAATTCAGCCCCGAAGCGACCGCCACCGCAAGCGCGGTCGCCCAGACAAATTGCATCCAGTCGCTTGGTCGCAGCGCACCAAGCGAGACAATCACCAGAAGTATCGGAATGTCCAAGAAATGCGTGAACGACGCGAGCTGCTCGTTGCGCGCTCGCGCAAGCTCCGGGGTCACTCCTCGTGCGGCAATGGCTTGGCGCGTCAGACGCCGCAGCCGCATGAAGTACAGGCGCGTGATCGTGTTCCTCTCGATGAATTCGAAGGCGAAGAGAAGGACCATTCCGGCAAGCCACGGGACACTCAGAAAGTCCCACCCACCGTGGTAGGAGACGATCAACCACGTGCCGCTCGCGAGCAGAAGGAGCGCCCCCGGAACGACTAGCCCATCGTAGAACACGGCGATCAAGGTCACCGCCTGGGCGAAAAGCTTCAGGTCGCGCACTTGGCGCGAACGCATATCAGAGACGAAGACGCCGACGAGGCCGGCCGACATAAGCATGAGGCCGAGCAGATGGGCAAAGCGCAGTAGCAGGTAGGCGTCCATTGCACCATTCGTCCTCACGCCCCCGAGCGGCATACCAGAATGTCACATTGCCCCCGGGAAACGTTGAGATTCCTCAAAGGTGCCCATTCCACCGCTGCTAAAATAGCTGTTATTGATGTGGAGGCGATCGATGGATGACTCATTCAGGCGGAAAATCCTTGCGCTCCTGGATCAACACCGCACCATGAGAATTGCGACGCTCCGGCCGGACGGATGGCCACAGGTGACCACCGTGGGATATGCGAACGACGGCTTTGCGATCTACTTCCTGTGCGGCCCGGATAGCCAAAAAGCGTCGAACCTGGCGTGCGACGACCGCGTGTCACTGGCCATCGATGACGATCCCGCCCAGGTTATGGACATCACTGGGCTATCCATGGCGGCGCGGGCAAACGTCGTGGCCGACCCTGCCGAAGCCGAAAAGGCCATGGAGCTCCTGATGTCGCGGTACCCGGACCAGAAGGGGGTCGACCTACCGATACCGAAACCTTCCGAAGTCCGCATCTTCCGCCTGACACCGACGGTCATCTCTGTGCTCGACTACTCCAAGGGCTTTGGGCACACCGATCTCGTCGCCTGCTGAAGACACACCCGGCTGATCGAGCCGAGCCTTGACTGCGGCTACCGCATGCGGCGGAACAGCGGCTCGGTTGGCAAAGCAGCCGCGGAACGTTTTCCTGCCCTGCGCTCGATCATGAGCTGCAAGGAGTCTGCCCATGGAGGAGCCGCGCAACCGGGTTGTTCAAGTCAACCGCTTCGGCGGTCCTGACGGGCTGGAGGTCGTCGAAGCTCCGCTGCCGTCGGCCGGCCGGGGCGAGGTGCGGGTCCGCGTGCTCGCCTCGAGCGTGGTGTACACCGATGTCGTCATCCGGCGCCACCTCTACCCGCAAACGATGCACCTCCGGCCGCCGTTCGTGCTGGGCTACGACGTCGTCGGGGAAGTCGATCAGCTCGGCGAGGGCGTGAGCGGTTTTCAGCTTGGCGAGCGCGTGGCCGATATGACGGTCGTGGGGTCGAATGCCGCCTATCGCACGCTCCGGGCCGACGAAGTGACGCGCATGCCGGCGGGCGTCGACGCGGCGGAGGCGGCAACGCTGATCTTGAGTTGGACGACCGCATACCAGCTCCTTCACCGGACGGCCCGGGTGCAACCGGTCCAGCGCGTGCTGGTGCATGGAGCCGCCGGCGCCGTCGGTCAGGCACTCCTCACGCTTGGCCGGATGGCCGGACTTGAGCTGTGGGGCACCGCGCGCGGCGAGCACGCGGCGCTGGTTCGCGAGCTGGGCGGCACGCCGATCGACTACCAGCGCGAGGACTTCACACGCGTCCTGCCAGGCGGGTTCGACGTCATCTTCGACGGCATCGGTGAGGGCGGCGGCCGCCGCTCGTTGGCGGCGCTCAAGCCCGGCGGCCAACTCTGCGCCTATGGCTACACGGCGGGCGTGCAGGCACAGCGTCGGATGCTCGCCATTCTGGTGTCGATGGCGCGCCTGTATCTGTGGGGGTGGCTGCCAGGCGGCAAGCGTGTCCGCTTCTACTCGATCAATGCGATGCGGGCGCGCCATCCGGCCTGGTTCCGGGAGGACCTTGAGCGGCTCTTCGAGCTGTTGGCTAGTCGCGCGATCCAGCCGCGCGTCGCCGAGCGGATTTCTTTCGATGAGGTCGCCGAGGCGCACCGCCGGCTCGAAGCGGGCGGTCTCGAGGGTAAGCTCGTCCTCTGCCCGGACCTCCCGCCGCGGCGCGACCGGACGCCACCTCAGCGCGAGCCGGACTCCACTTCCCTCTAGGCCACGCTTGCGACCTTGCTCCGGGTGTCGGTTCGCAAATTTCGCGCGCAGTGATCGATGATGGTCCCGGCCGTGTTCCTGACCACGAGCGCTCGGATCAAGGAAGTTTGACAGCCTCGAAATCGGCCTTGGGGCCAAATCCGAGTGTCTTGACGAGCGACACGTGGTGACCGCGCGTCGTGATGTTGTCGTCATGCACGGCGAAAGCCCACGTTGTAGACGCCACCCTCCCCAAGGGGTTTGTCGTCATCATTCGTCAGACCGAGCGGGCGGACCATCATGTTGGTCCACAAGCCGTCCTTCCAGCTGGCGATCGCGTTATTGTTGGCTGCTGACCTCGCGGAATCCTCGCGGCTGATCGCGTAGTCGGAAATTAGATCGCCCGCTTTCCAACCTGCATTGGGGTCGAACGGCACCGCATTCTGCTCGCGGATCAGGAAGTGGTCGCTCTTGCGCAGTTGGTCGGCAGATATCGATTTGTGAATGCGCTTGAAGTCGAGGCATGTGAATTCCTGCGGTGAACCTTCGTCGCTTCAAAAATAGCAAATCTTCCAGTCTTTCCCCGGACATCGTTCTCCTATGTCAATTAAGGGGCAGGATCGCCATTTAGGTGGCAGGTTGAGCGATGATCTCGCAAAAGGGGAATTGTTTGCCGTTTGATCGAGATCAATGCGGATGACGACTAGGTAGCTTGATTCTATTCCAAATAAAAAAGACTCCTCGTTCTCGAGGCGGACGATAAGGGCAAACAAGGGAGGGCGTAATAATGGAAACAGAATCCAATATTCGGCGCCAGTGGGGAAAGGTTTGTCCCGGATGCGGCGAGGAGGTGGTTGCTCCAGATCGGTCCGAATTTGTCAGCGAACGGCTTGTTCTCAATCTCTGGTCTTGCACGGAATGCGGTAATCGGTTCGAAACTGCGTGGACGCCCAAAGGGGTCGCA contains these protein-coding regions:
- a CDS encoding IS481 family transposase; protein product: MDTHKNAPLTPKGREAMVRSVIEGGLTKAAAALRFNVTAKTVAKWVKRSREEGVDGLRDRSSRPHSLPGQTLPATCAAVEALRRQRHTGKQIAAELGISPATVSRVLRRLGLNRLRDLEPAEPVRRYEREHPGELIHIDIKKLGKFNQVGHRITGDRTGQSNLRARGEGPGWEYVHVCIDDASRIAFSKVMKSERQGCAVAFLKAAIAYYASLDVRVERVMTDNGSCYKSRAFRKACQRLGLKHIRTKPYTPKTNGKAERFIQTSLREWAYARAYNTSGERAAELPRWLHRYNWHRPHGSIGAMPPISRLALTGNNLLRLHT
- a CDS encoding cytochrome c, which encodes MISLTLSTAMAADADHGAELANRWCASCHVVGSEQKQASADVPPFSAIAQKSDFSAEKLAFFLLEPHPKMPNFPLSRNEAGDIAAYIGSLRR
- a CDS encoding DUF2269 family protein gives rise to the protein MDAYLLLRFAHLLGLMLMSAGLVGVFVSDMRSRQVRDLKLFAQAVTLIAVFYDGLVVPGALLLLASGTWLIVSYHGGWDFLSVPWLAGMVLLFAFEFIERNTITRLYFMRLRRLTRQAIAARGVTPELARARNEQLASFTHFLDIPILLVIVSLGALRPSDWMQFVWATALAVAVASGLNYAIPRIYPWNGEDQPRTEIQTD
- a CDS encoding pyridoxamine 5'-phosphate oxidase family protein, which codes for MRIATLRPDGWPQVTTVGYANDGFAIYFLCGPDSQKASNLACDDRVSLAIDDDPAQVMDITGLSMAARANVVADPAEAEKAMELLMSRYPDQKGVDLPIPKPSEVRIFRLTPTVISVLDYSKGFGHTDLVAC
- a CDS encoding medium chain dehydrogenase/reductase family protein — encoded protein: MEEPRNRVVQVNRFGGPDGLEVVEAPLPSAGRGEVRVRVLASSVVYTDVVIRRHLYPQTMHLRPPFVLGYDVVGEVDQLGEGVSGFQLGERVADMTVVGSNAAYRTLRADEVTRMPAGVDAAEAATLILSWTTAYQLLHRTARVQPVQRVLVHGAAGAVGQALLTLGRMAGLELWGTARGEHAALVRELGGTPIDYQREDFTRVLPGGFDVIFDGIGEGGGRRSLAALKPGGQLCAYGYTAGVQAQRRMLAILVSMARLYLWGWLPGGKRVRFYSINAMRARHPAWFREDLERLFELLASRAIQPRVAERISFDEVAEAHRRLEAGGLEGKLVLCPDLPPRRDRTPPQREPDSTSL
- a CDS encoding ethylbenzene dehydrogenase-related protein, with protein sequence MPFDPNAGWKAGDLISDYAISREDSARSAANNNAIASWKDGLWTNMMVRPLGLTNDDDKPLGEGGVYNVGFRRA